The genomic DNA AGAAGAACAATTCTCTCTAACTTCGGAAGGAGAGGCTCTTATTGATACGGGGTCTAAATGGCAATCCATTGTACCAATGCGTTTTTGGCTGGATAAAATTTCTTCGACCAAGGACGAAAATTTGCCCGTGGAGCTGCTCGTGCCTGCATTTGTCGCCTGCAAAGAGCTTTGGCACACATATCGAAACTTCTTCGAGGAGTTTGAGTACGAAAACGCGAGCTCAGTGCACAAAGGGTTAGAAGTTGCAAACACGTTATTGAAAAACGAATTCAGAAAACTTCCAAACATGGAAGGCAAGGTCGATGCGCTTTGTAACCATGTGGGTGATTTGTTTTATTCGTATCGTAGTGAACTTAAGCTCAGCACGAAGTATGAGGCTGTTAACAGGCATAGCCAAGCAGTTTTCATTCGGATGATAGTCGCTCTTCTGCGATGGGTCAGGGGCGAAGAGTTAGAGGAGATAAACAGACTTCGCTATGCGAGTTCAGATGATCCACCAGAAGAAGATCTGATAAAAAACTATGGAGACAAGTATGGTCAAAAAGCCGCTTGGCTAGCTGATATGTGTCTTCGCTTCTTTTTCTCCAACACTCTCTTAAGCGAAAAGCATGCAAGAGATTTGACCAGTTTGGCTATGCGCCTCCGCTATGGCTTGCCTCTTAAAGGGCTCGCCTTCTTCAAAGGAAGCCCTATGGGATTCAGGCTGTCTCGCAAGGAAGTCATTAGCTTACTAAAACACGGAGCTACCCCAGAAACAATCATACTGAGCGATAATCCTGCGGGTATGGCCGAAAAGTTCTCAAAAGATGCTGCAGATGAGATTAATACCTCAGAACTTACTGTCCCTCCAGAAAAAATTGTCACGAACATTTTCAAGTATTACTGTAATAGTTTGGAGAATTTATGCGGTGCTTTTAGCCGAGGGGCATCTTATAGAAATGACTGGGAATATATGCCCAAAGCTATTCGCAACATATTTGATACCTGTGAAGATATAAATTCAGAGAAGTCCGATTGGGATAAAGCTATAGAAGAGTTCATAGCCAACTACATTAAGGCTACGCAGTTTGGAGAATTAAAAATCACAACACAGAGTGACGACCACACCCTTCGGCTTTCACGAGGCGAAGGGACAGAAATCATCTTACGTTTCAAAACACCCTATACTGAAGAGGATGCGAGTGGGATGCGAAACAATATCGTTGTCCGGCTCCCTTGGAAGGGGAATAATGTGGAGCAACGTGGCGACATTGAAATGAATATCTTCGGTATTCTTTCTTTAACAATCCTTCTTCGTGGCGGCTCTCTTAGCATGAAGGCAACTAAGAGTTGGTTACTTGACGCAAAAGAAAAGGGTAAAAGGACATGCTCACATCATGACTTACTGGCAATTAAATCCGTTAAAAGCAAAGTTCCGTCAGAGGTTTTAGAGGCTATGCTCGCCATAGCCGAGCCTGAAGGCTAGTATACGGAGTAGTTGCAAATGATTACTCAGTTAAGAGAATGTTGGGCGAAAGTAAGCCGAAGGTCAACAAGTCATTGGTGACCTTCGTTCAACTCTTTGTTTAGGCGATAGAAGATAAATTACTTCACTGGGCGCAATCAGTTTTATAATAATGCTACACCACACTTGAGAAAACTGCGCCCCATTATGATATCAATCCCTGCTATTCTGAAGCGTCTATCAACGGTTGGTTAGAGACACTTTCCAAGTTCGGTGACGTTGACCACCCTTTGCTGCCGAGTTGCAAAGCCAAATCATGCAAAATCTCCACCACCATTGAGCGGGGCATATTGTAGTTCCGCTCAAAACCTTTGTAGTCCCAGCCTTCTGCCAAAACCCGGTCAGCGTAACGTTGAATTGCGCCCGGCACTGTGTTGGCTGCATGCTTAGCCGAAACGCCTTTGCGCTGCATGAAGTCGACAGCTCCTTTGGCTGCTGCCCAAATCATTTTGACGACCTGTGATGTAGAAAAATTTTCGAGCGCAGATTCAAGCACCTGCAACGTTTTGGGGCCAGGATTGTAAGGAAGTTTTCGCTCTTCCAAATAGTAGCGAAGATACTGAAGGCTTTCTTCAAGTGCGAACTTCTTCCACAAATCGTACAAATCCTCAGCTCCATCGAACCTCCAATGGTGCGGCCAGTTCTTAGTTCGAAAAGCTTGCTCAATCTCTTTTAACAGCTCTGCAGCCGTGTCTTCGTCAGGCGCAAACGTTGTTTCGTAGTGAACCTTAAAAATATAGTAAGACAAAGTGTCATCATCCCCCAAATCAAACGCTTCTATGGGGGACTGGTAAGCAGCCACTCCAATCACGCCAGCGTCACGAAGCTCTCTCAGTAGCAATGAAGTCTGATCTGTCGAGGTGGTAATATTGTCTTGAATCCCATTTGGACTGAAGGTTCCAAGTGCAAGCAGGCTCTCAGCTCTAGAAGCCCGCATCAATGCCAGCAAGTACACTGCTTCGGTGATTTGAAAGTCATAAATCGTGTACGGCGTCGAAGGCCTATCATGCCCAAATGAATAGTGTGCCCTTGAGCGCACAACTTCCTCATGGCTTTGACGAAGGCGAGCTTCTTCCTTTGCCTCAATCCTCCTCCTTTCCGTGCAGGCAGCGCAGTTGCATGTCTTCCATGAATAATACTCGGCGAACTCCCTATGCCCGCATTTATCGCAGAAGAGGTCACAGTCCAATGATGACGGTTCTGTCCTCGCAGGGCGCTCTTTGTACAAAGCGCCACTACAATATGGACAATGCTCATCAGTGATGCTTGGGGGAAGCAGTTTACGCAGTTGGGTGGGATGGACATCAATTTCAAACTGCTCAAGAATATCTACAACTTTGTTCGTCTTGTCGTAGTAACAAGCCACAAGCAATTCGATGTCGTCTGGAGAGAGATGGGCAATTTTGGGATCAACTTCTGGTGGCATGGGTACTCCAGGATAGAGTCAGATCTGCTTAGAAATTTATAACGAGTCGCTGTTAGTTTTCATGTTGGAAGCCAACGGTATTCTTTTTTGGCGTACGCTGGAAGTCTAGCATTGCGCTATTTAGCACCTTCAAAGGCGCCACTTCTATCTTTCTTTGCACACAGCAAAAAAGTTTGGATTTTCAAGACAGCATAGTGTTATATGACGACCACTATTTATTCAAATAAAACTTAGCGATAGCAACTGCGAGTAGGCCTCAATGCTTCATAGGTACCAAATCCGACAAATTAAATTTAAGTCCGGAGAACGTCATGCTGTTCTGATTCATCCAAATGGAAGCGTTCCATTTTACCCCTCGTATTATGCGATGAGCGTTTCTCGAATTGGGAAATCCGTAAATACCGTTGTATCTGAACTGACAGCTATCAAGCACCTATACACGTGGGCCGACACAACTGGAGTAGACCTTCACGAAAGCATTGTCTCTGGCAAGATGCTAAGTCTCTCTCAAATCGACAGCTTGGTCCATGCGTGCCAACTTTCGTATAAGAACCTCGTTGCGGACATTGAAAGTAGCTCCACTTCAGCCAACAAGGTCCTTGAACTACGGGCGAAGTTCGGTGACTTCGTTAGCTCAGGAACTCAAAGCATAAGGCTGAACTACATAATTAAATATCTCGACTGGCTCATCTTTGAACTTTTCAAAAAATCAGATGCCAAGAATTTTTCAGAAGTCACTGAGAAAAAGAAAGATTTTTTGCAATGCATTAAAGCACGAATTCCCAACATGAGGCCTGATAGCTACAGTGCCATAAGCACTCCAAAAGGGTATGATCTTACTGTACACCGCAGAATTCTTGATGTTATCGAACCTACACATCCAGACAACCCATGGCGAGGAGATTTCGTGCGCCACAGGAATTGTTTGTATGTAAACATGTGCCTCGCCCTAGGGTTGAGGCTGGGGGACACTGAAAGCCTAGAAGTAACACACATTGTCCGTACAGCGAATCCGCCATATCTCCAAATTCACAGGAAGCCAGACAACCCTGAAGATCCGCGTATTCGAGAACCAAATATAAAAACACTACCGCGAACATTAGTGATCGAACGAGCTTGGTTCCATCTTCTTTGCGACTACATAGATATTCATCGTCGCAAGCTCCCCGCAACGAAAAGGCATCCCTTTTTGTTTGTTTCGAGATCAGGGCAACCCATTTCGCGAGATTCTGCTCGCCGGATAGTTACTGGCCTAAGGCAGGTTGATGGAATTCCAGACGACATAACTCAGCACACCCTCAGGCACGCGTGGAACGAAAGATTCAGTGAGATTTGTGACGAGCGAGGTGTTTCACCAGAACAAGAAGCATTTGCTCGACGTGAATACATGGGATGGTCCCCTTCTTCGGGTATGCCTGCTCGTTACAACCGGCGGCGCTTAAAAAGAAAAGCCGATGAGTACTCTCTCGAAATGCAAAGTAAAATTATCCGGAAGAAATGATGCCTCAACTTCAACCGCAGTTTCTCGAATTGCCAACCCAAGCTACAACGCGAGATGGGCTTGAGTATGATCCTAGTGATGACGTTTGGGTCTTTGAAACCGCGTCCGTTATCCGTCGGTTTTATTTCAATAAAATAAAAAATATCTTGTCAGACGAACTGTTTCTTAGCTTCAAAAAGTTTTTCATTCACCATCTTTCAAACCACCATGTGTCCACTAGCCACTTGTATATGCAAATTCTGGTTAGTTTTATCTCCAGATTGAACATCACTAACATGAGCGAAGTTAAAGTCAGTGCAATCGTTAGCCATATCAATTCAGATGTTCCTAAACATCATAAAATATATCTGCCTCTGCTTTTCAAACAGCTTCACGAGCTTGGCCTACCAGGCTTGGAGCTAGACGCCATAAGAAGCCTTGAACGAATCAGGGCTCCCAAGATAAGCCATAATTATCTCACTCTTTCCTTCGACCCTATAGAGGGACCATACAGTGAACAAGAATCACAGAACCTTCATGATGAAGTCGACCGCGTGTATGGTGATGAGTTGATTGACTCCAAAAAATACCTTCTCTTCTTACTGTGCGAAGTCTTTGGAGCTAGGCCTCAACAGATAATTGACTTAAAAATTCAAGACTTTCTGGTAAAATCAAGAGGTGAAGGAGTGGAGTACAGCCTGAACATTCCACGAGCGAAAGGAAAGAATAGACCTCGGCGATCAGAGTTCACTGAACGTCCTCTCACTCCTGACTTCGCTCATATAATCGAAAACTGGGTAGACCAAGTAAAAGATGAGTTCAGGGCACTGGATGATAATACTCGCTATAATCTTCAAGAACTCCCTTTTTTTCCGTTTTGGAAACGATCTAAAGGCGTCGAGCCTGGATTTGAATATCATTCGACATACGGTTCATTGAATGGCCATTTGAAAGCGGTGCAGAAAAAAATTGATGTCATTTCTGAAAGGACAGGGGGAAAGCTAAATGTCACGTTCTATCGCTCAAGACGAACTCTTGGCACACGCATGGGGGCAAATGGTGCCAGCGAAAATGAAATCGCTATCGTGCTAGATCATTCCAACACAAATTCCTGCAAACACTACATCCAGCCTGGCCACGAGCTATACTGGCTCATGGACAAAGAGCTGTCCCCCTATATTGATCCACTTGTGCAAGCCTTTAAAGGAGAGGTGGTAGAAAGGAAAAACATATTTGGGACCAATCAAACTTATCAAGAAGTTCGCGCAGACGACCCAAGAAGTGGGGAGTGTGGGCTATGCGTCCGACCTTCTGGCTGTGCCATTTATGGAGAAAATGATGACCCTGAAACTCTTTTAACTGGCTTACCTTTTTCTTGCTATCGTTGTTGGAACTTTAAAGCGTTTGACGACCTAGATATTCACGAAGAGCACCTGGCAATCATGAAGAAAGAGCGCGACTTGCACTTGCGAGGTTACAAGCAAAATGGGCCTGCTACACAGCCGCTCATTGCGATGCAGTTTGATGTTGTTATCAGGGCCATTGAAGAGGTCCTTTCAAAGATTCTTGAAAATGATATCTCTACGTTCGATTTTGGCGGGGCCGCATATAATGCCTAAGAATATCACCCCTGAGATCCTCGCCCTGCTGGAACCTTACCTAGAGAAGCTTGATGCATCATGGGATGCCCAACCCGAAGGCATGCGCCAGCCCACATTACCCGTGACAGTTGACAGAAAAATTAACGTGCGAGCCATTGCAAAAGCCATTGGCCTGCGCCAAACCCAAGAGCAACATTTCTTTCGCAAGCCAGAGCTTGCCGCCCCCATAAACGCACTATGTTCAGTCCAAGGAGTTAAGCCTATTGGCTCCCGTGTGCTAGCAGAGCATGGCGACAAAGCCGCTGCAAAGCGTCTTGTAAGAACCGCAACGGAAAAGAACGATCTTGCTCGCGCTCTTGCTGAAAAAGAGGCTAAGATTGAATCTTTGCGCGAAGAGAATGCGATGCTTCTTTCAAGGTTGGCTCAATTCGAATCCATTGGAACCTCTATCCGTACCAAATGGCCGGAAGACTAGTGCAGATTAAAGTCAAGCGCATAGTCAGCCAAAAGGCTTTCGGTATAATCTTTGCTGGAGAAGCCCTCACTGGCAAACAGGTCGGCGATCAAATCCTGGTCAAAGCCATTGCTTCGCGCATTGTGGGCGTGCCCTCCTTGGGGGAAACATGGGAAATCTCTGGGGGCATTAAAAGGACTAGATGGGGTGACCAGGTGGAGGCTGAATATGCTTACCGCATAAAGCCTACAGGTGAACTCCTAATACATTTCCTGTCTAATAATTGCCCCGGCGTAGGGCTAACCAGAGCCAAACGTTTATGGGACAAATGGGGCAATGGTCTGGCTGAAGCGCTGTCCAATGGAAACATCGAAGAGATAGCTCAAGTCATTGCGCCTAATCGCCCACTTCTCTCTGTTCGGCTTGCTTCTCTAGTCTGCCGTGAATGGAAACGGCAGGAAGCTGAATCCAATTTAGCTGCATGGTTTCAATCTCATGGGATTGACTCCCCAAGGCTGCTCCAATTGTGTTCAACAACATTCGGAACAAATGCTGTGGGTCGGCTCCGTAGCAACCCATGGTGCCTGTCCTCAATGATGGATTGGGAACAATGCGATACACTCGGCCTCAAAGTTCTAGCTGAGATCGGATCGGCTGCACCTTACGCTTCAAACAAACGACTCCTTGGAGCCGTTGATTCTGCAGTTAGAGACATTTTAACGTCCGGCTCTACCTCCATCGGCCTATTCGGCCTGGAGGAACTCCTGAAAAACAAGCTGGACGATTCTAAGTTAGTGTATGACGCCGTGCGGCTTGGTCTTGAATATGGTGCAATTCTCCATAGCGACAAGAAGTGGATGCCGCCTGGATCGGCTTACATGGAAAGGTCGGTAATTGGTGCTTTGCGACAGCTTCAAGACGATGGCCAACTCAAAGCCGATGAGCAAAACATCAGAGATATACTAACAAAGCTAAGTGCTGGTCATATCAATCCCGATGAGAAACAAATTCAGGCCATGCTTCACATTCTTCGTTCGCCTTTGTCCTGCTTGGTGGGCGGTGCCGGAACTGGCAAGACAACAATTCTGCGATACGTAGTGCGACTCTGGCACCGGTTGGGTGGAAACGTCCTCATGGCAACCCTTTCGGGAAAAGCTGCATTGAAGCTGAGTCAAAGCACTGGTCTGTTGGCAAAGACGTTAACCCGCACCTTGGCCGAACTCGAAGAAGAGAACGGAAAAGACTACGACCTAGCAGAAATCAACGAAAGGACACTGGTTGTTATTGATGAGGCCAGCATGGTTGATTTGGTAACTTTTCATGCGCTGATGAAGCACATGAAAAGAGGTTCAAGATTGCTTCTGTCTGGCGATCCTGCGCAACTCCCACCAATTGGCTTCGGTCTTGTCTTCCATCGGCTCGTTGAGGATGAATCCATCACCGTCACCTTGAGCAAAATTTATCGGCAGACCGCAGACAGCGGTATTCCCTTGGTGGCAAAGGCTCTGCGCGAAAGGCGTATGCCTTCTGTCTCTCAGTACCAAGGCAGGGGCGAAGGTGTTTCCTTCATCCCGGCTTCGCTGGAATCAATCTCGACAATCATTGAGCAGGTCGTGGACGACTTCGGCGGCTTTGAGGACCTGATGATCGTCACCGCAATCAATCGTGGCCCGGCTGGTGTGGATCAGCTCAACCGCCTGTTCCATAACAGGTATATGCAGCAAACCCATTTGCCCGAACTCAAGGGCAGCTTGGGCCAACACTTCTGCCCTGGAGAGCCGGTGATCCATCTCAAGAACGACTATCAGCGAACTATCTTCAACGGCAGCTTGGGCACGGTTCTGGACGTGGATCGTGACGAACACAACCTCACGGCAAACCTTGATGGCAAAGTTGTCAGCTTTGACGCGGACCAACTGATCGACCTTTCACTGGCTTATGCCATCACTTGCCACAAGTGCCAGGGCAGCCAAGTTAAGCGAGTTATTGTCCCGGTTTACCAAACCAGATTGCTTGACCCTTCATGGCTATACACGGCCATCACAAGAGCCGAAATGCAGGTTGTATTGGTCGGAGACGAAAAAGAGATCGAAAAAGCCTTAGAACGGGAATTCGCGGCTGATTGTCGCGGTGTAGGATTTAGGTGGTATAATGAGCAAAACGCAGATTATCCAATTCAAACCCAAGCGTGAAGTAGACGCAATTGAGAACGTCAACGCTTTCATCGAAATGGCCAAGAATGAATTGACGGTTTTCGGTGCTAATCTCGATTGGGATGCTATTGTTTGGGACTTAAGCAAACATGCTGTCAGGAGAGATGGGAAAAGCAACAACATCCTTTGGGGAACAATTGACACTAAAAACAAATGGTCTGCTGTAGCGATGGAGAAGCCTATTCTTGACTATGCCAAGGCCTACCTAAGGGAACTTGCTGGTCTTGAATGGAAGCTCTCGTACAATCAAGATGTGTATGCACTTAGAGCTTTAGAAAAGGCTTTAGTTGACAGCGGCAAAGAGCCCTGCCCAACAAATGTAGACATTGATATCCTTAATTACGCCTGTCAGCTGATTGAAAACAAATGGGCGGGAAACAAATACCAAATTGCAAAAAAACTGGAATTGATTGGTATTCATTTGGTCAGTAATCTTATGGTCAAATGCATCCCTTTCCAATGGAAGTCGCCTGTAAAAAACAAAGATTGGGAAGGGAGGAAAATCGGTGAGGCTTATGATCAATATCGCTCTGACAAAGTCCCAACCGACACATGCCTTTACGCTATAGCAGATATTTACCATTCAACTGAATCAATGCCGGAAATTATTGCAGCTTCTTACGCAATATTACTCCTATCTAATCCTTGCCGTGCCACTGAAGCTTTAACGCAAAGACATAACTGCGAGATGTTTGATCATCTGGGCATCCCTGGTTCCTACGCGCTGAACTGGCTGCCACTAAAAGGCGGTGATCCTGTACAAAAAATAATCCTTCCGGTTTGGGAGGATGTTGTCAAAGACATGATGAAGCGGCTTACTTCAATAACTCAAGAAGCTAGAGATATTGCTAAATGGTATGAAGAGAATCCCGGACACATGTATCTCCCAAAGGAGTATGAACACTTACGGAACGAGGAGTGGATAGATTTCCCAACCGTCCGCGAACTTCTTGATGTGAGTCGAATTACACTGACGAGGCTCAAGCAAAAGCACAAATTTAAAACGATAGGTGGTAGCTTCAAACCAGCGCAAATGAAGTTCAGCGACCTTGAGAAAGTTGTTCTCGCGAAACTACCAAAGAACTTTCCTTACCTAAATAAGCAAGGGCTTAAATATGGTGAAATGCTCTTTATTGTTCCATATTACTTTTTTAAAGCAGACACAGATTCCTTCTCTAAAGTGCTCTTTGAACCAGTTACATACAGCCATTTACAGTATCTTTTTGGTGGATACGAGGCTCACCCTACAAAGTCCATGTTCTATAATAATGGTCTAAATGAGCCTGATGGAACCCCTATTGTTTTTCGCCCCCACTCTGCTCGCCACTGGCAAAACACGACAATGCTTTACAAGCGAACCTCACGAACATTTATAAACTACTACTCTGGTAGAAAAAATGAAAAACACTTGAGTAGCTATGACCACTTAACAGCAAAAGAAGTGAATGATGGATACCTGGAAATCATTGGAGACAGAGGCTTGTTGCAAACAGATGCTGGAACCCAAAAGGCTCTCTCGGTTTACAACAAGGCAGAAACAATTGCTCTCATGCTTGAGTCAAAATTTAGTAATGCACACGTTACAAAAATTGGATTCTGCACACACGACATGCTGACTCCATGTAGAAAGCGTGGGGCACACTATACATGCAGCCGTCACGTCTATATCAAAGGGGACGAACGGCTTGACCTGTTTTTGGCCGAAGACATCGCAATCCTGAAAGAAAAAATCCGATTCATGGAAGAAGAAAAGCCAATGCCACAAGGCAAGGATCTCCGTCTTATTCAGACGAAACAGGAATTGGCGATCCTTAGCAATATCGTTTCAATTTTGAATAACCCGTCCTATCCAACCGGTTCATACTTTATGATTGATCCGAGGCTTGAGTCTTCAACAATGAAAGTGGCGTACTACGAGCAAACAAATGAATTCTTAGGCGGTAGGCCCGATGATTCTGTATACCTAGCAAAGGTAGGTGAATTATGTCTCGACATCTAACCCCTGACGCCATAGATGCCATCGTTGTCTTGATCGAAAAATGGGAAGGCAAGCTCTCCTGGCCTTTGCTGGTAAATGCTGTCTTTCTAGTAATTGGCAGCAAGTACAGTCGGCAAACATTGTCCAGTAAGGCCAAAATTCAAGCAGCTTTTGACGAGCGAAAACAGCAACTCAAAACAGGAAGCAAGGCTCCGAAATATTACACAACTAGAGAAGTAGATTTAGCCCTTCAGCAACTGGAGCGCCTGAAACTTGAGAATAAAGCATTGAAAAAGGAAAGGGATACTTTGCTCGGCCAAATATCTATATGGTCTTACAACGCAGCCATAAAAGGCCTGTCAGAGAGAGAATTAAACGCTCCTATCCCAAGTGCAAATAGAAAATAACTGACCAACCTTCTCTACAAACAAATGTGGGCCGTGCAAATTGATTTGCACGGCCCACATTTGTTGTATGGAACTAATTTTTCTACATGGGAGAGAGGTTTTGCAGAACCCAGATGACGCGGCCCACGGTGCGCTCGGTCATTTCGGCGGCCGGGATGGTCAGGTCGGAGTACTGGCCGTTTTCCGCCTTGAGCAGGAAGGTGTCGCCCTGCATGAATACGCGGCGGATGGTCAGTCCCTGGTGCGGGAAGTACACGGCACACAGATCGCCGTCGGGATGTTCCTTCTGATTGCAGTCGATGCCGACGAATGCTCCGCGGCCGATGACCGGGGCCATGCTTGCGGAGTCGTTTTTCACGACCTGAAGCTTCGGGCGGCAGAAGGATTCGGGCACGGACAGTTCCTCAACGGACTTGGGTTCCCATGCGGCTGCTTCCTTGTTCGCGCCAGCCATGGTGGACACGGGGACCACGCGGCTGCGGGAGTTCATCTTGCCATAGGGAGCCGGGGTTTCCTTGAGCAGGGTGTCTGCCGGAATCTTGGCCTTTGCGTCGTTGATGTAGACAGGCTCGACGCCTTCGGACAGCCAGTCCGGGTCGAGGCCGTGGCTGCGGTAGAGCTTGAGGAACCAGTCTGCCGGAATGGAACACCGGCGTTTGGCGTCGGAGATGCTGGATTGGCGGACATCAAGGACTTCGGCAAGCTGCACCTGGGTGCGCGCGCCAGTGGCCTTCTTGATGCGTTCGAGCGCTTCCTCAAACCATTTCAACTGAGCTTCATCGCATTGTCTTTTCTTTTTGGGCATGTCGGTCCTTTTTTTTGCTGACGATCGTATATTATGTCGCCGCAGGAAATTGCTTGCTTGTCGGGCATGACTGCCGATAGCGATTATACCATTTTTATTTGACGTTTGAATATAGCCTGTACAAGGCTTTCTGCTAAATCGGGAGAAATTCCCGAGTAGATTGGGAGAAAATCCCGGTTTTGTCAAGGTCCTCAAGGGCTGTCATGAGATTAGCTTGTAACCGCGCCAACAAATTGAAGTAAACAAGGGCGAGTTTCCGTTCGTTTTTCCGGGTTTTTCATGAATAAGGAAGAGAATTTTATACTCATGACATAATACTGCCATATATTTCGGAATGAGTATAGATGAAAAGAGTGTCTGTGAATCAAGGATGGCAACAGGAAAAAAGCCCCTATTTCGTGGTTTGTTCTGCTTGAATTATGCAATCTCTTCTTTTTTGCAAAGGCCTGTTGTTCGAAAAGTCGGAATTATTTGTTTCAGAAACAAGCAAACGCCCCGAAATCTTGGATTTCGGGGCGTTTTCTATTCAGGCAGTCAGGCTGCTTGTTTTACTGTATGAGGCTCTGCGCCAGCTTCACGGCCTTTACGGCGTCGGTGGACCAGCCGTCGGCCTGGATGGCGTTGCAGAATTTTTCCGTGACAACGGCACCGCCGATGATGACCTTGGTGTCCATGCCACGCTCGCGTACGAGCTTCACCGTGTCTTCCATGCGTACCATGGTGGTGGTCATGAGTGCGGACAGGCCGATGATGTCCGCCTTGTGCTCGCTGGCGGCGTCGACGATGCGTTCGGCGGGAACGTCCTTGCCGAGGTCGATCACTTCGAAGCCGTAGTTCTTGAGCATCAGGCAGACGATGTTCTTGCCGATGTCGTGGATGTCGCCTTCCACGGTGGCCATGACCACGACCGGCTTGGCTGTTGCCGTGTCGTCTTCCTCAAGGAGCGGCTTGAGGCGTTCGAACGCGGTCTGCATGGTCTCGGCGGACTGGAGCAGTTGCGGCAGGAAGTATTCCTTGCGTTCGTACTTGTCGCCCACTGCGAGGATGCCGGGGATGAGCAGGTCGTTGACGATGTCCATGGCCGCTGTCCCCGCGTCGAGCTCCGTTTCCACAAGGGCGACGATGCCGTCCTTGTTGCCTTTGACCACGGCGGCCTGCACCGGAGCGAGGCCATCGGTGTCCGAAGAACCGCCCGAAGCGGCTGGCGAGGACTGGGACCCCTGTCCGCTGGTCCAGTCGGAGAATTTGCCGATGTACCGTTCGGCCTGCGGGTCGCGGTTCAGAAGCACTTCAGTGGTGTGCAGGGCTTCCTGAATGCGGGCCGAGTTGGGGTTGGAAATGAAGGAGCACAGCCCGGATGCCATGGACACGGACAGGAACGTGGAGTTGAGCAGTTCGCGTGCGGGCAGCCCGAAGGAGATGTTGGACAGCCCGATGGTGGTGGGCAGGTTCCATTTCTCGCGGCAGTAGCGCATGACTTCGAATGAGTGGCGGGCGGCGTCGGGCTTTGACGAGACCGTCAGGGCAAGGGCGTCGACCATGATGAGTCGGCGCGGGATGCCGAGACTGTCGGCCTGGGCGAGCAGGTCGGCGATGACGTTGAGACGCTCGGTGGCGGTCACGGGCAGTTTCTTGCCCACGATGGGCAGCAGGATGAAGGGCGCGCCAAAGAGTTTGCACAGCGGCCCGAGTTCTTCCATCTTGCCCGGTTCGCCGGAAATGGAGTTGACCAGCGGTGAGCCGGGGTAGACCCAGAGTCCGGCTTCCACGGCTGCGGCATCGTTGGAGTCGATGGACAGCGGAGTCTGGAAGCGCCCGTTCAGCGTCTTGACCAGTTCGGGCAACAGGATCCTTTCATCGACCAGCGGGGCGCCCACGTTGACGTCGAGCACGGGGGCGCCGAGGTCAACCTGTTCGCCTGCGAAGCGCAGGGCTTCGGTGAACACGCCTTCCTGCAATTCGGCGGTGAGCTGCTTCTTGCCGGTCGGGTTGATGCGTTCGCCGATGATGACGCCGGGGTGATTGAAGCCCACGGG from uncultured Pseudodesulfovibrio sp. includes the following:
- a CDS encoding tyrosine-type recombinase/integrase, whose amino-acid sequence is MLHRYQIRQIKFKSGERHAVLIHPNGSVPFYPSYYAMSVSRIGKSVNTVVSELTAIKHLYTWADTTGVDLHESIVSGKMLSLSQIDSLVHACQLSYKNLVADIESSSTSANKVLELRAKFGDFVSSGTQSIRLNYIIKYLDWLIFELFKKSDAKNFSEVTEKKKDFLQCIKARIPNMRPDSYSAISTPKGYDLTVHRRILDVIEPTHPDNPWRGDFVRHRNCLYVNMCLALGLRLGDTESLEVTHIVRTANPPYLQIHRKPDNPEDPRIREPNIKTLPRTLVIERAWFHLLCDYIDIHRRKLPATKRHPFLFVSRSGQPISRDSARRIVTGLRQVDGIPDDITQHTLRHAWNERFSEICDERGVSPEQEAFARREYMGWSPSSGMPARYNRRRLKRKADEYSLEMQSKIIRKK
- a CDS encoding site-specific integrase — encoded protein: MMPQLQPQFLELPTQATTRDGLEYDPSDDVWVFETASVIRRFYFNKIKNILSDELFLSFKKFFIHHLSNHHVSTSHLYMQILVSFISRLNITNMSEVKVSAIVSHINSDVPKHHKIYLPLLFKQLHELGLPGLELDAIRSLERIRAPKISHNYLTLSFDPIEGPYSEQESQNLHDEVDRVYGDELIDSKKYLLFLLCEVFGARPQQIIDLKIQDFLVKSRGEGVEYSLNIPRAKGKNRPRRSEFTERPLTPDFAHIIENWVDQVKDEFRALDDNTRYNLQELPFFPFWKRSKGVEPGFEYHSTYGSLNGHLKAVQKKIDVISERTGGKLNVTFYRSRRTLGTRMGANGASENEIAIVLDHSNTNSCKHYIQPGHELYWLMDKELSPYIDPLVQAFKGEVVERKNIFGTNQTYQEVRADDPRSGECGLCVRPSGCAIYGENDDPETLLTGLPFSCYRCWNFKAFDDLDIHEEHLAIMKKERDLHLRGYKQNGPATQPLIAMQFDVVIRAIEEVLSKILENDISTFDFGGAAYNA
- a CDS encoding S24 family peptidase, coding for MPKKKRQCDEAQLKWFEEALERIKKATGARTQVQLAEVLDVRQSSISDAKRRCSIPADWFLKLYRSHGLDPDWLSEGVEPVYINDAKAKIPADTLLKETPAPYGKMNSRSRVVPVSTMAGANKEAAAWEPKSVEELSVPESFCRPKLQVVKNDSASMAPVIGRGAFVGIDCNQKEHPDGDLCAVYFPHQGLTIRRVFMQGDTFLLKAENGQYSDLTIPAAEMTERTVGRVIWVLQNLSPM
- a CDS encoding AAA family ATPase; translation: MQIKVKRIVSQKAFGIIFAGEALTGKQVGDQILVKAIASRIVGVPSLGETWEISGGIKRTRWGDQVEAEYAYRIKPTGELLIHFLSNNCPGVGLTRAKRLWDKWGNGLAEALSNGNIEEIAQVIAPNRPLLSVRLASLVCREWKRQEAESNLAAWFQSHGIDSPRLLQLCSTTFGTNAVGRLRSNPWCLSSMMDWEQCDTLGLKVLAEIGSAAPYASNKRLLGAVDSAVRDILTSGSTSIGLFGLEELLKNKLDDSKLVYDAVRLGLEYGAILHSDKKWMPPGSAYMERSVIGALRQLQDDGQLKADEQNIRDILTKLSAGHINPDEKQIQAMLHILRSPLSCLVGGAGTGKTTILRYVVRLWHRLGGNVLMATLSGKAALKLSQSTGLLAKTLTRTLAELEEENGKDYDLAEINERTLVVIDEASMVDLVTFHALMKHMKRGSRLLLSGDPAQLPPIGFGLVFHRLVEDESITVTLSKIYRQTADSGIPLVAKALRERRMPSVSQYQGRGEGVSFIPASLESISTIIEQVVDDFGGFEDLMIVTAINRGPAGVDQLNRLFHNRYMQQTHLPELKGSLGQHFCPGEPVIHLKNDYQRTIFNGSLGTVLDVDRDEHNLTANLDGKVVSFDADQLIDLSLAYAITCHKCQGSQVKRVIVPVYQTRLLDPSWLYTAITRAEMQVVLVGDEKEIEKALEREFAADCRGVGFRWYNEQNADYPIQTQA